From Providencia sp. R33, a single genomic window includes:
- a CDS encoding winged helix-turn-helix domain-containing protein, which yields MKYLINQHVTYDSYQGLLYTSDVDDAIKLTTTLNRLLLVLAQNNGEVLDRETLLRRVWEEHNQVVSDNNLNSSVSVLRRHLSSFFDEEVISTIPKVGIKFSADLMFITPDEQPEEQSEETTLEAAPSLSTSFEPPIESNEQNEIKSEAPVKKSYILNNRYLEITLIVVIIFCLLYLFKSYFFANRTEYPEVGQIDQCTIRYINSYHKADTRSMSFSVLKERLENLGINCKKPATVFYYNVGIITQNKNFNDDYLFLSYCPKTAKDGATISCENFYVK from the coding sequence ATGAAATATTTAATTAATCAGCATGTTACCTATGACAGCTATCAGGGGCTGTTGTATACGAGTGACGTTGACGATGCAATTAAGCTGACGACAACGTTAAATCGTTTACTTTTAGTATTAGCACAAAATAATGGGGAAGTTTTAGATAGAGAAACTTTATTGCGCCGAGTTTGGGAAGAACATAACCAAGTTGTTTCTGACAATAATTTAAATAGCAGTGTCTCTGTTTTACGCCGCCATTTATCTTCTTTTTTCGATGAGGAAGTTATTTCAACTATTCCCAAGGTAGGAATAAAATTTTCAGCTGATTTAATGTTTATCACCCCTGATGAGCAACCAGAAGAACAATCAGAAGAAACCACTTTAGAAGCCGCACCATCACTTTCTACTTCTTTTGAACCACCTATAGAAAGCAATGAACAAAATGAAATAAAATCCGAGGCTCCTGTTAAAAAATCCTATATTTTAAATAATCGGTATCTCGAAATAACATTGATTGTCGTTATTATCTTTTGTTTGCTTTATCTGTTTAAAAGTTATTTTTTTGCTAACCGTACAGAATACCCAGAAGTCGGTCAAATTGATCAATGCACCATCCGGTATATAAACAGTTATCATAAAGCAGACACTCGTTCAATGAGCTTTTCTGTACTAAAAGAAAGGCTAGAAAACTTAGGCATTAACTGTAAAAAACCTGCCACTGTTTTTTACTATAATGTAGGGATTATCACTCAAAATAAAAATTTCAACGATGACTATCTCTTTTTATCTTACTGTCCTAAAACTGCAAAAGATGGTGCCACGATAAGCTGTGAGAATTTCTATGTCAAATAA
- the hpaC gene encoding 4-hydroxyphenylacetate 3-monooxygenase, reductase component, which yields MSLENEHRLRFRDAMASLGAAVNIVTTDGTEGRCGITATAVCSVTDTPPTLMVCVNRNSAMNAVFQKNGRLCVNVLSHDQEELACHFAGMKGSTMEERFSWNVWDNGLLQQPLLKNALANLEGEITQVQDIGTHSVYMVEMKQIIVNDTGHGLVYFKRKFHPVVHQILEPTA from the coding sequence ATGTCTTTAGAAAATGAACATCGCCTGCGTTTCAGAGATGCGATGGCAAGTCTCGGTGCAGCAGTGAATATAGTCACCACGGATGGCACTGAAGGTCGCTGTGGAATTACAGCAACCGCAGTCTGTTCAGTTACAGACACGCCACCCACTTTGATGGTATGTGTGAACCGCAATAGTGCAATGAATGCGGTCTTTCAAAAGAATGGCCGCCTGTGTGTGAATGTGCTTAGCCATGACCAAGAAGAGTTAGCGTGCCATTTTGCGGGAATGAAAGGTTCCACAATGGAAGAGCGTTTTAGCTGGAATGTGTGGGACAACGGTCTTTTGCAGCAACCTTTACTGAAAAATGCCCTTGCCAACCTCGAAGGTGAAATCACCCAAGTGCAGGATATTGGTACGCACTCTGTCTACATGGTTGAAATGAAACAAATCATTGTGAATGATACAGGGCACGGGTTAGTTTACTTTAAACGTAAATTCCACCCTGTTGTGCATCAAATTCTTGAGCCTACGGCTTAA